A single window of Anser cygnoides isolate HZ-2024a breed goose chromosome 12, Taihu_goose_T2T_genome, whole genome shotgun sequence DNA harbors:
- the AKTIP gene encoding LOW QUALITY PROTEIN: AKT-interacting protein (The sequence of the model RefSeq protein was modified relative to this genomic sequence to represent the inferred CDS: substituted 1 base at 1 genomic stop codon) yields the protein MNPFWSMSTSSVRKRPEVEEKTLTGELRTSPPRTSTKKQLPSIPKNAVPITKPASPAASSQSTNGTHASYGPFYLEYSLLAEFTLVVKQKLPGVYVQPSYRSALMWFGVIFIRHGLYQDGVFKFTVYIPDNYPDGDCPRLVFDLPVFHPLVDPMSGELDVKRAFAKWRRNHNHIWQVLMYARRVFYKIDTTSPLNPEAAVLXEKDIQLFKSKVVDSVKLCSSHLFDQPKIEDPYAIVFSPWNPAVHDEAREKMLTLKKPEDQHCKSMHVSGLSWVKPGSVQPFSKEEKTMPT from the exons ATGAACCCTTTCTGGAGCATGTCTACAAGTTCTGTGCGCAAG AGACCTGAAGTTGAAGAGAAAACTTTGACTGGAGAGCTGAGAACCAGTCCTCCACGAACCTCTACAAAGAAACAGTTACCTTCTATTCCAAAGAACGCTGTGCCAATAACCAAGCCTGCCTCCCCTGCCGCATCGTCCCAGTCGACAAATGGAACACATGCTTCTTATGGGCCTTTTTATTTGGAGTATTCCCTCCTAGCAGAATT TACCTTGGTTGTTAAGCAGAAATTGCCAGGTGTCTACGTGCAGCCATCTTACAGATCAGCATTAA TGTGGTTTGGAGTAATATTCATAAGACATGGGCTCTACCAGGATGGTGTGTTTAAATTTACTGTCTATATTCCTGATAACTACCCAGATGGAGACTGCCCG CGCTTGGTTTTTGATCTGCCTGTCTTCCATCCGCTAGTAGATCCCATGTCTGGTGAACTGGATGTGAAAAGAGCGTTTGCAAAATGGAG gCGAAATCATAATCACATATGGCAAGTACTAATGTATGCTCGCAGAGTCTTCTACAAGATTGACACAACTAGTCCTCTGAACCCTGAGGCTGCAGTGCTGTAAG AAAAAGATATTCAGCTGTTCAAAAGTAAAGTGGTGGACAGCGTCAAACTATGCAGCAGTCACTTATTTGATCAGCCCAAAATAGAGGATCCCTATGCAATCGT TTTTTCTCCTTGGAATCCAGCTGTACATGATGAAGCCAGAGAGAAGATGTTGACTCTGAAG AAGCCAGAAGATCAGCACTGCAAAAGCATGCATGTTTCTGGCCTCTCATGGGTCAAGCCTGGCTCAGTTCAGCCTTTCAGCAAAGAAGAGAAGACAATGCCTACCTAG